In Desulfonatronum thiodismutans, the genomic window GGATTTTGTCTCCGACCTTGACCGTGTTTCCGTCGTTGTGAGCGTAGTAGGAACGCCATCCTCCAGCATGCTCCAGAACCACCATGTTCCCGTATCCGCCGCGTTGGCCCACGAAGACCACCCGCCCGTCCCAGGCCGCCCCGATGGGCGTCCCCTTGGGGGCAACCATGTCCACGCCGGAGTGCCAGGCCTGCTCCCCGGTGAACGGGTCCCGACGCCAGCCGAACCCGGAGCTGACCCGGCCTTCAAGAGGCCAGTGCATGGGGGGCAGAATCGGAGAGGGCGAATCGATGTTTCCGGTTGGGCTCAGGCCGTCGACCGACCCCGGGTGTTCCGGGACTACCCCGCCGCGTTCCTCAATGGACCGGGCAAGGGAGCGCACCATGCTCATGGTGCTGGTGGTTCCGGGAATGGTGACGGAGTCGAAGGAAGACGCTCCGGCGCGCCCCGGAGCATCGGGCACGGCGTAAGGCCCTTGGGACGAGGCCACTTGTGGATAGTTCTCAACTTGAGAGGACTTCTGGTCCTCTTCCGAGGCGACGGAGGCCGTGGGTGGGGTCGTGGTTGGAGCAAGGATGGTCAGGGGCATGGGCTTGCCCATCGGATCGCTGTCCTTGGTGGCCTGGACCTGGGTTTGCCGGAGCTGCTCGAAGATCATGTCGCCCAGGCCGATACCGCCGCTTCGAGCCAGGACCGAGGCCATTTCCATGTCAAAATGAGACTGCCAGAATTCTTCACCCTTGCCCCGCAGCGGGTCGTGGTGCGGAACCGTGGCCCGCATCTGCTTGATGAGCTGGTGCAGGAACATGGCCTCGAAATCCTGACTGGCTTCGCGCAGCTTGCTCTCGTGCTTGGCGGTCGCCGCGTCTTGCGGATCGCCTTTAACGGAGGCTCTCTGGGAATCCTCGGACGATTCACCGGAACGCAGTCCCCGGAGCGCATCGAAGCGCCGGTGA contains:
- a CDS encoding peptidoglycan DD-metalloendopeptidase family protein, whose product is MISLPDTNTLLLGHGQSDVHRRFDALRGLRSGESSEDSQRASVKGDPQDAATAKHESKLREASQDFEAMFLHQLIKQMRATVPHHDPLRGKGEEFWQSHFDMEMASVLARSGGIGLGDMIFEQLRQTQVQATKDSDPMGKPMPLTILAPTTTPPTASVASEEDQKSSQVENYPQVASSQGPYAVPDAPGRAGASSFDSVTIPGTTSTMSMVRSLARSIEERGGVVPEHPGSVDGLSPTGNIDSPSPILPPMHWPLEGRVSSGFGWRRDPFTGEQAWHSGVDMVAPKGTPIGAAWDGRVVFVGQRGGYGNMVVLEHAGGWRSYYAHNDGNTVKVGDKIQAGQQIATVGSTGRSTGPHLHFEVRQGATAWNPKQIRDRLEAGLHIGKQESA